The Candidatus Mycolicibacterium alkanivorans genome contains a region encoding:
- a CDS encoding ImmA/IrrE family metallo-endopeptidase: MSASRQVTKAVNDVLDLAPRHGEVSLIKLVAAVSEDRARPIEIAMAELPPGVTGQWRQYGDHDVFLIQRGLPTWDRTLAHELGHLVLGHYGIPVAEAARELAEVADDGLIGYMLNQRTGCMGPSGEDAEQEAEDFAALLLYRLGRLPSDRSSIVQVRLGEAFG, from the coding sequence ATGTCGGCAAGTCGTCAGGTCACCAAAGCGGTGAACGACGTGCTGGATCTGGCTCCCCGACACGGCGAGGTGTCGTTGATCAAGCTGGTGGCCGCGGTCAGCGAGGACCGGGCCCGCCCCATCGAGATCGCCATGGCCGAACTGCCGCCGGGTGTCACCGGGCAGTGGCGCCAGTACGGCGATCACGACGTCTTCCTGATCCAGCGCGGCCTGCCGACGTGGGACCGCACCCTGGCCCACGAGCTCGGGCACCTGGTGCTCGGGCACTACGGCATCCCGGTCGCCGAGGCCGCCCGGGAGCTCGCCGAGGTCGCCGATGATGGCCTCATCGGTTACATGCTCAACCAGCGCACCGGCTGCATGGGGCCCAGCGGGGAGGACGCCGAGCAGGAGGCCGAGGACTTCGCCGCACTGCTGCTCTACCGGCTCGGCCGGCTGCCGTCAGACCGTTCGTCGATCGTTCAAGTCCGCCTCGGAGAGGCGTTTGGTTGA
- a CDS encoding transcriptional regulator, which yields MSTTFAARLNRLFDTVYPPGRGPHTSAEVIAALKAEGVTMSAPYLSQLRSGNRTNPSSTTMTALANFFRIKPAYFTDDEYYEKLDKELTWLANMRDEGVRRIAARTVGLSPEAQQDVVEKVDELRRREHLDV from the coding sequence ATGAGCACGACGTTCGCCGCGCGTCTGAATCGCCTGTTCGACACGGTGTATCCGCCAGGTCGCGGCCCTCATACCTCCGCCGAAGTGATCGCCGCCCTCAAGGCCGAGGGCGTCACGATGTCGGCTCCGTACCTGTCTCAGCTCCGCTCAGGCAACCGGACCAACCCGTCGTCGACGACCATGACGGCGCTTGCCAACTTCTTCCGGATCAAGCCGGCCTACTTCACCGACGACGAGTACTACGAGAAGCTCGACAAGGAGCTGACCTGGCTCGCCAACATGCGTGACGAGGGTGTGCGCCGGATTGCCGCACGCACCGTCGGACTGTCGCCGGAGGCTCAGCAGGACGTCGTCGAGAAGGTGGACGAGTTGCGGCGCCGAGAACACCTCGACGTTTAG
- a CDS encoding TMEM165/GDT1 family protein, whose product MLAALFLSFAVIFVAELGDKSQLMAMTFALRYRWWVVLGGISVATTAVHLISVAVGHYLGAALPTHLLGLLAGVAFVLFGLWTLRGDRLSDDEATRAERTTAPAFFAVSSAFLLAELGDKTMLATITLAAGNDWVGVWIGSTLGMVAADALAILVGAVAGKHLPERVIQLVAAALFLLFGAYMLIEGVFPELSGPVIAALSVVVVLGLGAALRAMPRGIRPAVLSRAESASARHPEGR is encoded by the coding sequence GTGCTGGCAGCGTTGTTCCTCAGTTTCGCCGTCATATTCGTCGCGGAGTTGGGCGACAAGTCCCAACTGATGGCGATGACCTTCGCCCTGCGCTACCGCTGGTGGGTGGTGCTCGGTGGCATCTCCGTCGCCACCACGGCGGTACATCTGATCTCGGTGGCCGTCGGCCACTACCTCGGCGCAGCTCTGCCCACCCACCTGCTCGGCCTCCTCGCAGGTGTCGCGTTCGTCCTGTTCGGACTGTGGACGCTGCGGGGCGATCGGCTCTCCGATGACGAGGCCACCCGGGCCGAACGTACGACCGCACCGGCGTTCTTCGCGGTGAGCTCGGCGTTCCTCCTGGCCGAGTTGGGTGACAAGACAATGCTCGCCACGATCACCCTCGCCGCCGGCAACGACTGGGTCGGGGTGTGGATCGGCTCCACGCTCGGCATGGTTGCCGCCGATGCACTGGCCATCCTCGTCGGGGCAGTGGCCGGCAAGCACCTTCCGGAACGGGTCATCCAGCTCGTCGCGGCCGCCTTGTTCCTGCTCTTCGGTGCATACATGCTTATCGAGGGCGTTTTCCCCGAACTGTCCGGGCCGGTGATCGCAGCGTTGTCGGTCGTCGTGGTGCTCGGTCTCGGTGCGGCCCTTCGCGCCATGCCGCGCGGTATCCGCCCGGCGGTGTTGAGCCGTGCAGAGTCGGCCTCGGCACGTCATCCCGAAGGTCGGTAG
- a CDS encoding peptidase has protein sequence METGSGRAVEVAPFHSRGALKGFVVSGRWPDSTKEWAQLLMVAVRVASLPGLLSTTTIFGVREELPEKPQPGTVGLVLAEGTVVGESAVPPGHFAERLPLALLMLHPPSETTPSLPECSGAASGCVLLPGLPHLGLEHRAAWVEAESDGTITSMVSRVGVDPISHPDTAILALLLAA, from the coding sequence ATGGAAACTGGTTCCGGGCGAGCGGTTGAAGTCGCCCCCTTTCATTCTCGTGGTGCCCTGAAGGGCTTCGTCGTGTCGGGCCGTTGGCCCGACTCGACCAAGGAATGGGCGCAGCTACTCATGGTCGCCGTCCGGGTCGCCTCACTCCCCGGATTGCTCTCGACGACAACCATTTTCGGTGTCCGCGAGGAGCTGCCGGAGAAACCGCAGCCGGGAACGGTGGGACTGGTCCTGGCAGAGGGCACGGTGGTCGGCGAATCCGCAGTGCCGCCAGGGCATTTCGCCGAGAGGCTACCTCTTGCTCTGCTGATGCTGCATCCCCCGTCGGAGACCACCCCGTCACTGCCCGAGTGCTCCGGTGCAGCGTCGGGATGCGTCCTGCTGCCCGGCCTTCCGCACCTGGGGCTCGAGCACCGGGCGGCATGGGTGGAAGCGGAGTCCGACGGCACCATCACCAGCATGGTCAGCCGCGTCGGTGTCGACCCGATCAGTCACCCGGACACCGCAATCCTGGCGTTGCTGCTGGCCGCGTGA
- a CDS encoding DUF4328 domain-containing protein, with the protein MIQVCSQCGTRWNVRDRQRLWCPRCNGALMAPGTAADPRWSPRATTHPPTHPPTQQGNTPRLPTRFRWIAVRPGPPPPPRRRRRPLGPTPRYLSIPRWGLVDHVAPSTDAEDATVKKGAPPTVIRAALLSTATIFGLAAVIHVVRYVLLLVNRTSLLPPLVAGGALWLGVLFSLAAIVSVMLTAVMMTSWLSGRRSAVYHFRGHDDPRPTWALWVGCLTPVLNLVWAPVFLIELAHAEQSQARLRGPITTWWIAWLFSTGISIFGIATSFTTEPQGIADNTVTAIVAYLVGLATVLLLWRVFDGFVRKPVERPLHRWVIVAPDQPAEAESSAAVESDQREPAA; encoded by the coding sequence GTGATTCAGGTGTGCTCCCAGTGCGGAACGCGGTGGAACGTGCGCGACCGCCAGCGCCTCTGGTGCCCGCGCTGCAACGGCGCTCTGATGGCGCCGGGCACTGCGGCGGATCCGCGCTGGAGTCCGCGCGCCACCACACATCCCCCGACACACCCGCCCACACAGCAGGGCAACACTCCCCGGCTGCCGACGCGATTCCGCTGGATCGCGGTGCGCCCTGGCCCACCTCCGCCGCCCCGGCGTCGTCGTCGTCCGCTCGGGCCGACCCCGCGATACCTGTCGATCCCGCGCTGGGGACTCGTCGACCACGTCGCACCCTCGACAGACGCCGAGGATGCGACGGTCAAGAAGGGCGCTCCGCCGACTGTCATCCGGGCGGCGCTGTTGTCGACGGCGACGATCTTCGGCCTCGCCGCGGTCATCCATGTGGTCCGGTACGTGCTGCTGTTGGTCAATCGGACGTCGCTGCTGCCGCCGCTGGTGGCCGGAGGGGCCTTGTGGCTGGGCGTGCTGTTCAGCCTGGCCGCCATCGTGTCGGTGATGCTGACCGCGGTGATGATGACGTCGTGGCTGAGCGGTCGGCGCTCGGCGGTGTATCACTTCCGTGGACACGACGACCCGCGTCCCACCTGGGCGCTGTGGGTCGGCTGCCTGACGCCGGTCCTCAACCTGGTGTGGGCGCCGGTGTTCCTCATCGAGCTGGCGCACGCCGAGCAGTCACAGGCACGGCTGCGCGGCCCGATCACCACGTGGTGGATCGCGTGGCTGTTCTCCACCGGCATCTCGATCTTCGGCATCGCCACCAGCTTCACCACCGAACCGCAGGGGATCGCCGACAACACGGTAACCGCGATCGTCGCCTACCTGGTGGGCCTGGCCACCGTGCTGCTGCTGTGGCGGGTGTTCGACGGGTTCGTGCGCAAGCCGGTCGAACGGCCGCTGCATCGCTGGGTGATCGTCGCCCCGGACCAGCCGGCCGAAGCCGAATCTTCCGCAGCGGTTGAGTCCGACCAGCGGGAACCGGCAGCATAG
- a CDS encoding glycerophosphodiester phosphodiesterase, whose translation MTSAGAGHGGHPFVVAHRGASADRPEHTLGAYELALQEGADGVECDVRLTRDGHLVCVHDRRVDRTSTGTGLVSEMTLAELKRLDWGAWHGGRRADGTVGDTGLLTLDDLVRLVLDWNRPVKLFIETKHPVRYGALVESKVLALLHRYGIAAPASADLSRAVVMSFSAAAVWRIRRAAPLLPTVLLGETSRFLGGSAATTVGATAVGPSIATLREHPELVDRAAAQGRAMYCWTVDHYEDVAFCRDLGVGWIATNHPGRTKAWLQNGLAVPGGD comes from the coding sequence ATGACGTCGGCCGGCGCAGGGCACGGCGGGCACCCTTTCGTGGTCGCCCACCGCGGAGCGTCGGCCGACCGCCCGGAGCACACGCTGGGCGCATACGAACTCGCATTGCAGGAGGGCGCCGACGGTGTGGAGTGCGACGTACGGCTGACCCGCGACGGACATCTCGTCTGCGTGCACGATCGGCGTGTCGACCGCACCTCGACCGGCACCGGCCTGGTCAGCGAGATGACGCTGGCCGAGCTCAAGCGGCTGGACTGGGGGGCCTGGCACGGTGGCCGGCGAGCCGACGGGACCGTCGGCGACACCGGCCTGCTGACGCTCGACGACCTGGTGCGCCTGGTGCTCGACTGGAACCGGCCGGTGAAGCTGTTCATCGAGACCAAGCACCCGGTCCGCTACGGCGCGTTGGTGGAGAGCAAGGTGTTGGCCCTGCTGCACCGCTACGGCATCGCCGCACCGGCGTCGGCCGATCTGTCCCGCGCCGTGGTCATGTCGTTCTCCGCCGCCGCGGTGTGGCGAATCCGCCGCGCGGCCCCGCTGCTGCCGACCGTTCTGCTGGGCGAGACCTCCCGGTTTCTCGGCGGCAGCGCCGCCACGACTGTCGGCGCCACCGCCGTCGGCCCCTCGATCGCCACGCTGCGCGAGCACCCCGAACTCGTCGACCGCGCCGCCGCGCAGGGTCGGGCCATGTACTGCTGGACCGTCGACCATTACGAGGACGTGGCCTTCTGCCGCGACCTCGGTGTTGGCTGGATCGCCACCAACCATCCCGGTCGCACCAAGGCGTGGCTGCAGAACGGGCTGGCCGTGCCGGGCGGCGACTGA
- a CDS encoding CPBP family intramembrane glutamic endopeptidase — MSAPHHEPVDTHHRRGLRIEVGVMLAVSFGVSAAIAVLQLIDAVLSGLSGRRVRLNENLSRYDLINLGLNLATVAQLVAWGALALYLLWRGGITPARIGLGRLRWPADVLAGLGLAALIGIPGLLFYLAARWLGMNADVEPSALHNSWWRTPMLILAAFANGFAEEVVVVGYLITRLRQLGLSQNRAILASSVLRGLYHLYQGFGAGLGNLVMGQVFGYAWCRTGRLWPLVIAHGLIDTVAFVGYVLLAGHVGWLK; from the coding sequence GTGAGCGCGCCCCACCACGAGCCGGTCGACACCCACCACCGGCGGGGGCTGCGGATCGAGGTCGGCGTGATGCTGGCCGTCAGCTTCGGGGTGAGCGCCGCGATCGCGGTCCTGCAACTGATCGACGCGGTGCTATCCGGGCTGTCCGGGCGCCGGGTGCGGCTCAACGAGAACCTGTCCCGCTACGACCTGATCAACCTGGGGCTGAACCTGGCGACGGTCGCCCAACTGGTCGCCTGGGGTGCGCTCGCGCTGTACCTGTTGTGGCGCGGCGGCATCACCCCGGCCCGCATCGGCCTCGGCCGGCTGCGCTGGCCCGCCGACGTCCTGGCCGGCCTTGGCCTGGCCGCCCTGATCGGGATTCCGGGCCTGCTGTTCTACCTCGCGGCGCGCTGGCTGGGGATGAACGCCGACGTGGAACCCTCGGCGCTGCACAACAGCTGGTGGCGGACCCCGATGCTGATCCTGGCTGCGTTCGCCAACGGGTTCGCCGAGGAAGTCGTGGTCGTAGGCTACCTGATCACCCGGTTGCGGCAGCTCGGCCTGAGCCAGAACCGGGCGATCCTGGCCTCCAGCGTGCTGCGCGGTCTCTACCACCTCTATCAGGGGTTCGGCGCGGGGCTCGGCAACCTGGTGATGGGCCAGGTCTTCGGCTACGCGTGGTGCCGCACCGGCCGACTGTGGCCGCTGGTGATCGCCCACGGGCTGATCGACACCGTGGCGTTCGTCGGCTACGTCCTGCTGGCCGGCCACGTTGGCTGGCTGAAGTGA
- the pheA gene encoding prephenate dehydratase yields the protein MAGIAYLGPEGTFTEAALLKMVATGVIPGGGDLTPLPMDSTPAALAAVRAGSAGFACVPIENSIEGSVLPTLDSLAVGAPLQIYGELTLDVAFSIVTRTDPDAQPIRTVAAFPVAAAQVRRWLAENLPEVEIVPANSNAAAAQDVAAGRADAGVSTALAAQRYGLASLADGVVDEPNARTRFVLVGPPGPPPARTGADRTSVVLSIDNAPGALVSAMSEFGIRDIDLTRIESRPTRTELGTYIFFLDCVGHIDDNAVAEALKALHRRCADVRYLGSWPTGSATGAVPPQLDEADRWLERLRRGDAP from the coding sequence GTGGCCGGTATCGCCTACCTCGGACCCGAGGGGACCTTCACTGAAGCGGCGCTGCTGAAGATGGTCGCCACGGGTGTGATCCCCGGTGGTGGCGACCTGACGCCCCTGCCGATGGACAGCACCCCGGCCGCGCTGGCCGCGGTGCGAGCCGGCTCGGCGGGCTTCGCCTGCGTTCCGATCGAGAATTCGATCGAGGGCAGTGTGCTGCCGACACTGGACAGCCTGGCCGTCGGTGCGCCACTGCAGATCTACGGTGAACTGACCCTCGACGTGGCGTTCAGCATCGTCACCCGTACCGATCCAGACGCGCAGCCGATACGCACGGTGGCTGCGTTTCCGGTGGCCGCCGCTCAGGTCCGCAGATGGCTGGCCGAGAACCTGCCGGAGGTCGAGATCGTGCCGGCCAACTCCAACGCCGCCGCCGCCCAGGACGTCGCGGCGGGCCGCGCCGACGCCGGTGTGAGCACGGCGCTCGCCGCGCAACGATACGGCCTGGCGAGCCTTGCCGACGGAGTCGTCGACGAACCCAACGCCCGGACCCGCTTCGTCCTGGTCGGCCCGCCGGGACCCCCGCCGGCACGCACCGGCGCCGACCGCACTTCGGTGGTGCTGAGCATCGACAACGCCCCCGGCGCGCTGGTGTCGGCGATGAGCGAATTCGGCATCCGCGACATCGACCTGACGCGCATCGAATCCCGGCCCACCCGAACCGAATTGGGCACCTACATCTTCTTCCTGGACTGTGTGGGCCATATCGACGACAACGCGGTGGCCGAGGCGCTCAAGGCGCTGCACCGGCGTTGTGCCGACGTGCGATACCTCGGGTCCTGGCCGACGGGATCGGCCACCGGTGCGGTACCACCTCAGCTCGACGAGGCGGACCGGTGGCTGGAACGACTGCGACGCGGGGACGCACCGTGA
- a CDS encoding histidine phosphatase family protein has product MSGRLILVRHGQSHGNVERRLDTRPPGADLTDLGRDQARAFARERDRPPGLLIHSVARRAAQTAAEIGSELRVATAEFEGIHEVQAGELENRDDDDAIAEFNTVYQRWHQGELEVAMPGGENGRDVLDRYLPVITDLRLRYLDDHGWTEDIVVVSHGAAIRLAAAILAGVESSFVLDHHLANAESVVLAPITDGRWSCLQWGAMKPPFYPEPDVHPVEDALESVDPMG; this is encoded by the coding sequence GTGAGCGGACGGCTGATCCTGGTTCGTCACGGCCAGTCCCACGGCAACGTCGAACGCCGTCTGGACACCCGCCCGCCGGGTGCGGACCTGACCGACCTGGGCCGCGACCAGGCCCGCGCGTTCGCCCGGGAGCGCGACCGTCCGCCTGGACTGCTGATCCACTCGGTCGCCCGCCGCGCGGCCCAGACCGCCGCCGAGATCGGTTCCGAACTACGCGTGGCGACGGCGGAGTTCGAGGGCATTCACGAGGTTCAGGCCGGTGAGCTGGAGAACCGCGACGACGACGACGCGATCGCCGAGTTCAATACGGTCTACCAACGCTGGCACCAGGGCGAACTCGAGGTCGCGATGCCAGGTGGGGAGAACGGCCGCGACGTGCTCGACCGGTATCTGCCGGTGATCACCGACCTGCGTCTGCGCTACCTGGATGACCACGGGTGGACCGAGGACATCGTCGTCGTCAGCCACGGCGCCGCCATCCGGCTGGCCGCGGCGATCCTGGCCGGGGTGGAGAGCAGCTTCGTGCTCGACCACCACCTGGCCAACGCCGAATCGGTGGTGCTGGCACCGATCACCGACGGGCGGTGGAGTTGCCTGCAATGGGGAGCGATGAAGCCGCCGTTCTACCCCGAACCGGATGTGCACCCGGTCGAGGACGCGTTGGAGTCCGTCGATCCGATGGGCTGA
- a CDS encoding S53 family peptidase, whose protein sequence is MGLLTVLAVAALVADVRRSSAPAESGVISGPYAALLASSTDLGPARTDHVQLTAALRGASRPDLLMGWAQQQGLSVRWRPGDTWAILEGAPAAIAGALDVEVHDYRGKRGQVFYASPQQPAVPVGLQVEVSGLGRILGYTPHRESKPPMPPLEVPDQGLTPGGLLRTYNATPLRDKGFSGKGQTVVVFAFDGFDQADLDMFSTTFNLPKFTPDVVGGQPESRRGEATMDLEAIHAIAPDAKKVLVNARNTVEGDGSYEKIATMMEDTARRYPGAVWNFSIGWGCDKLITAADLEPVRAALTQAHKKGTTAFDASGDLAGLECKDGQEWSAPPSTDDVGLDAVASMPEMTDVGGTTLSTDAKGGWLAEQSWYDLPLSQGTGGGVSALFERPKWQRNLSVTTGAGQRLTPDIAAVADPFTGVKIVFNQQVIVGGGTSLSAPVWAGLTALMNQFLLDRGGHRIGDLNPLLYHIAEGAPLPAFRDVTLGGNAVAIAGPGYDLVTGLGTPDVDNLAQNILVTQKVIG, encoded by the coding sequence GTGGGGCTGCTGACTGTGCTGGCCGTGGCCGCACTGGTCGCTGATGTACGTCGTTCCTCGGCTCCGGCCGAGTCCGGCGTGATCAGCGGCCCTTACGCGGCTCTGCTGGCAAGTTCCACCGATCTCGGCCCGGCCCGCACCGACCACGTCCAGCTGACCGCCGCCCTGCGCGGTGCGTCGCGCCCCGACCTGCTGATGGGCTGGGCGCAGCAGCAGGGGTTGTCGGTGCGCTGGCGCCCCGGTGACACCTGGGCAATCCTCGAAGGTGCACCCGCCGCTATCGCCGGCGCCTTAGACGTCGAAGTGCACGACTACCGCGGTAAACGCGGCCAGGTCTTCTACGCCTCTCCGCAACAGCCGGCCGTGCCGGTGGGGTTGCAGGTCGAGGTTTCCGGGCTCGGCCGGATTCTCGGCTACACGCCGCATCGCGAGTCCAAGCCGCCGATGCCGCCGCTCGAAGTCCCCGACCAAGGCCTGACACCCGGTGGCCTACTTCGCACCTACAACGCAACTCCGTTGCGGGACAAGGGATTCAGCGGCAAGGGGCAGACCGTCGTCGTGTTCGCGTTCGACGGCTTCGACCAGGCCGATCTGGACATGTTCTCGACCACGTTCAACCTGCCCAAGTTCACCCCGGACGTCGTCGGCGGTCAGCCGGAGTCGCGGCGCGGCGAGGCGACGATGGACCTCGAGGCCATTCACGCGATCGCGCCGGACGCCAAGAAGGTTCTGGTGAACGCCCGCAACACCGTTGAGGGCGACGGGTCCTACGAGAAGATCGCCACGATGATGGAAGACACCGCACGCCGGTATCCGGGCGCGGTGTGGAACTTCTCCATCGGGTGGGGCTGCGACAAGCTGATCACCGCCGCCGACCTCGAGCCGGTACGTGCCGCACTGACCCAGGCGCACAAGAAGGGCACCACGGCGTTCGACGCCAGCGGGGACCTGGCCGGCCTGGAATGCAAAGACGGGCAGGAATGGTCGGCGCCGCCGAGCACCGATGACGTCGGCCTGGATGCGGTGGCGTCCATGCCGGAGATGACCGACGTCGGCGGCACAACGTTGTCCACCGATGCCAAGGGTGGGTGGCTTGCCGAACAGTCGTGGTACGACCTGCCGCTGTCGCAGGGCACCGGCGGGGGAGTCTCGGCGTTGTTCGAGCGCCCGAAATGGCAGCGGAACCTCAGCGTCACCACCGGCGCCGGTCAGCGACTGACGCCCGACATCGCCGCGGTCGCCGATCCGTTCACCGGGGTCAAGATCGTCTTCAACCAGCAGGTCATCGTCGGCGGCGGCACGTCGCTGTCGGCGCCGGTCTGGGCCGGGCTGACCGCGTTGATGAACCAGTTCCTGCTCGATCGCGGCGGCCACCGCATCGGCGACCTCAATCCGCTGCTGTACCACATCGCCGAAGGCGCACCGTTGCCCGCGTTTCGTGACGTGACCCTGGGCGGCAACGCCGTCGCGATCGCCGGACCCGGATATGACCTGGTGACCGGGCTCGGCACACCCGATGTCGACAATCTGGCCCAGAATATTCTGGTGACCCAGAAGGTGATCGGGTGA
- a CDS encoding zinc ribbon domain-containing protein, translated as MSTEAAPDGVARVVCPVCEVDVPAGAFCGLCGGHLTSKPSRGPHWLRQDTFGAAPNESVLVPSIASSLFPHLPNRSRTPFRIGLVLVLAGLVGFAFLRLPAALITVAALGLPLLFLLYLSESDVFRDVSVAALAVAGILGAGFGVGWVLLTGEMVARAYGVPIAAGLAIHHLVREGVIIPAGGMILTLVPTLLVRLSQPKSRESLDGFVIGALAALTFSAGATLTRLAPQFATGLLAHSRPVGGLLVEAGICGATIPLTAAVAGGLVGVALWFKGQDGNPHEHPGWTRAQLWLLAVLVVLIYVGVAVTDIVGMPQMQMLAIHVVMTAVVLVLLRIALQTALLHEARDPIQEDEPLLCVHCEHVVPDMAFCPACGVAARASSRSSRKDRRDSRPVRQVAAEGS; from the coding sequence GTGAGTACCGAAGCCGCCCCCGACGGTGTGGCCCGGGTCGTATGCCCGGTCTGTGAGGTCGACGTCCCCGCCGGAGCCTTCTGCGGCCTGTGCGGCGGGCACCTGACATCCAAGCCGAGCCGCGGACCGCACTGGCTGCGTCAGGACACCTTCGGTGCGGCACCAAACGAGAGCGTCCTGGTGCCCTCGATCGCCAGTTCGCTGTTTCCGCACCTGCCGAACCGCTCCCGCACACCGTTCCGGATCGGACTGGTACTGGTGCTCGCCGGACTGGTCGGGTTCGCGTTCCTCAGACTGCCCGCGGCGCTGATCACCGTTGCCGCACTGGGGCTTCCGCTCCTGTTCCTGCTCTACCTGTCCGAATCCGACGTCTTCCGCGACGTTTCCGTGGCGGCACTGGCCGTCGCTGGCATCCTGGGCGCGGGTTTCGGCGTCGGCTGGGTGTTGCTCACCGGCGAGATGGTCGCGCGCGCCTACGGCGTGCCGATCGCCGCCGGCCTTGCCATCCACCACCTGGTCAGGGAAGGCGTGATCATCCCGGCGGGCGGCATGATCCTCACGCTGGTGCCGACGCTGCTGGTGCGACTGTCCCAGCCGAAGTCGCGAGAGTCGTTGGACGGCTTCGTGATCGGCGCGCTGGCCGCACTGACCTTCAGCGCGGGGGCGACTCTGACGCGGCTGGCCCCGCAGTTCGCCACCGGCCTGCTGGCCCACAGCCGCCCCGTCGGGGGACTACTGGTCGAGGCCGGCATCTGCGGCGCGACCATCCCGCTGACCGCCGCGGTGGCAGGCGGCCTGGTCGGTGTCGCTTTGTGGTTCAAGGGTCAGGACGGCAATCCGCACGAACATCCGGGGTGGACGCGCGCCCAGCTCTGGCTGCTGGCGGTCCTGGTGGTCCTGATCTACGTCGGGGTTGCGGTGACCGACATCGTGGGGATGCCGCAGATGCAGATGCTGGCGATCCACGTCGTGATGACGGCGGTGGTGCTGGTGCTGCTGCGCATCGCGTTGCAGACGGCGCTGTTGCACGAGGCGCGCGACCCAATCCAGGAGGACGAACCCCTGCTGTGCGTGCACTGCGAGCACGTCGTCCCTGATATGGCGTTCTGCCCGGCCTGTGGTGTCGCGGCCCGGGCCTCGTCGCGGTCGTCGCGGAAGGACCGGCGCGACTCACGGCCCGTGCGCCAGGTCGCCGCGGAGGGTTCGTGA
- a CDS encoding metallopeptidase family protein encodes MPVSMTPQRFEELVSDALDLIPPELAAAIDNVVVLVEDRHPDDPELLGLYEGIALTERDSMYAGALPDTITIYRESLLEICDTEANVVEEVAITVIHEIAHHFGIDDDRLHELGWG; translated from the coding sequence GTGCCCGTATCGATGACCCCGCAGCGGTTCGAGGAACTGGTCTCCGATGCGCTGGACCTCATCCCGCCCGAACTGGCCGCGGCCATCGACAACGTGGTGGTGCTGGTCGAGGACCGCCACCCCGACGATCCCGAGCTGCTGGGTCTGTACGAAGGTATCGCGCTGACCGAGCGGGACTCCATGTACGCCGGCGCGCTGCCCGACACCATCACGATCTACCGCGAAAGCTTGCTGGAGATCTGCGACACCGAGGCCAACGTGGTCGAGGAGGTGGCGATCACCGTGATCCACGAGATTGCCCACCACTTCGGCATCGACGATGACCGGCTACACGAACTAGGTTGGGGCTGA